The Candidatus Methylomirabilis sp. region AGACGAGGACCTCCCGCCCCTCGGCCAGCGTGTTGATGGCCAGGAGGACGGCAGCGGCGTTGTTGTTGACGGCGAGGGCGGCCTCCGCGCCCGTCAGGCGGGTGAGGAGGCCTTCCACGTGCACCTGCCGCGATCCGCGCGCCCCCGCCTCGAGGTCGAACTCCAGGGTGGAGTAGGCCCGCCCCGCCTCCAGCGCCGCCTGCAGGGCGGCATCCGGGAGGCAGGCCCGCCCGATATTGGTGTGGAGGATCACGCCGGTCGTGTTGATCACCCGGCGCAGGCTCGGGCGGGCGGCCGCCTCGGCCAGCGCGGCCGCCACGGCCACGAGGTCGTCGGGCGCCTCGCCGCCGGCCAGGATCCGCCGCCGGGCGCGCTCCAGCGCCTCCCGCACCCCGTCCAGGACCGCCCAGCGGGGGAGGCGCTGGAGGAGCGTGCGGGTGGCGGGCTCCCGGAGGATTTCCTCCACCGAAGGGAGCTGGCGCAGCAACGCTCCTGCGTCGGCGGAATCTTTGCCCGCCATCCCTCGTCGCCTCCCCGCGACGAGTCCTCCTTAGCACACTTCCCGGAGGCGTTCAACGGAAAGTTCCCCCCGGCGGGACGCAGAGACGCGCCCGGCCACCCGTGGAGGGCGGCCGGGCGGAGCGGGTGGGGGGGATCAGGCTGGCGTGGAGCGGGGAGAGGAGGCGCGGCGGGCCTGGAAGCAGGTCTTGCAGTAGACCGGCTTATCCAGGACGGGCCGGAAGGGGACCGTCGTCCGCTCCCCGCACTGGGAGCAGGTCACCTCGTGCTCCTCCCGGGCCTGGTTCCCGGCCCCCCCGCGCCGGACGGCCTTGCAGGGCTTGCACCGCTTCGGCTCGTTGGTGAACCCCTTCTGGGCGAAGAACTCCTGCTCCCCCGCGGTGAAGACGAACTCCTGGCCGCATTCCACGCAGGTCAA contains the following coding sequences:
- a CDS encoding zinc-ribbon domain containing protein — translated: MAFEDKTLTCVECGQEFVFTAGEQEFFAQKGFTNEPKRCKPCKAVRRGGAGNQAREEHEVTCSQCGERTTVPFRPVLDKPVYCKTCFQARRASSPRSTPA